A portion of the Scleropages formosus chromosome 15, fSclFor1.1, whole genome shotgun sequence genome contains these proteins:
- the htr1d gene encoding 5-hydroxytryptamine receptor 1D, whose product MDWENQSTEQSFGNASQSPGDVLAPWDETTLLGLQISVSAILAMVTLATVLSNAFVITTILLTRKLHTPANFLIGSLAATDLLVSILVMPISIVYTVSKTWSFGQIMCDIWLSSDITFCTASILHLCVIALDRYWAITDALEYSKRRTARHAGAMIAVVWVISISISMPPLFWRQAKAHEELKECVVNTDQISYTLYSTFGAFYVPTVLLIILYGRIYVAARSRIFKTPASHGKRFTTAQLVQNSAGSSLSSINSTSNQEGAHLQPGSGGCGGSGGSPIFANNVKVKLADSVLERKRICAARERKATKTLGIILGAFIVCWLPFFVVTLIMGICQACKLNPVVFDVFTWLGYLNSLINPVIYTVFNDEFKQAFQKLIKFKRCY is encoded by the coding sequence ATGGATTGGGAGAACCAGTCGACAGAACAGTCTTTTGGAAATGCCTCCCAGAGCCCCGGTGATGTGCTGGCGCCCTGGGATGAGACTACCTTGCTTGGACTGCAGATCTCGGTCTCGGCCATCCTGGCCATGGTCACCCTGGCGACGGTGCTGTCCAATGCTTTCGTGATCACGACCATCTTGCTGACGCGAAAGCTGCACACTCCCGCCAACTTTCTGATCGGCTCGCTGGCAGCAACAGACCTTCTGGTGTCCATCCTGGTCATGCCTATCAGCATCGTCTACACGGTCAGCAAGACCTGGTCCTTTGGGCAGATCATGTGTGACATCTGGCTGTCCTCCGACATCACCTTCTGCACTGCCTCCATCCTCCAcctgtgtgtgattgcactggACCGCTACTGGGCCATCACAGACGCGCTGGAATACTCCAAGCGACGGACGGCGCGGCACGCTGGGGCCATGATCGCTGTAGTCTGGGTCATCTCCATCTCGATCTCCATGCCCCCGCTGTTCTGGCGGCAGGCCAAGGCCCACGAGGAGTTGAAGGAGTGCGTGGTGAACACGGACCAGATCTCCTACACGCTCTATTCCACCTTCGGGGCCTTCTACGTGCCCACGGTGCTGCTGATCATCCTGTACGGCCGCATCTACGTGGCCGCCCGCTCTCGCATCTTCAAAACGCCCGCATCCCATGGCAAGCGCTTCACCACTGCGCAGCTGGTCCAGAACTCGGCGGGCTCGTCCCTGAGCTCCATCAACTCTACCTCCAACCAGGAGGGGGCGCACCTGCAGCCTGGGAGCGGGGGCTGTGGAGGCAGTGGTGGGTCTCCTATATTTGCCAACAATGTGAAAGTGAAGCTGGCGGACAGCGTGCTGGAGCGGAAGCGCATCTGCGCCGCCCGGGAGAGGAAGGCCACCAAGACGCTGGGGATCATCCTGGGCGCCTTCATCGTCTGCTGGCTGCCTTTCTTCGTGGTCACCCTGATCATGGGCATCTGCCAGGCCTGCAAGCTCAACCCTGTGGTCTTCGACGTGTTCACGTGGCTGGGCTACCTCAACTCCCTCATCAATCCCGTGATCTACACGGTGTTCAACGACGAATTCAAGCAAGCCTTCCAGAAACTCATCAAGTTCAAGCGATGCTACTGA